The sequence GCATCGGCCTGCGCAACGCCGGCTTGAGCAAGAAGGAGCGCCGATTCGCGCTTTAGTAGCTCGCCTCGAGTTATGGCGCGCTCGTCCTTTACCCCCCTGTAGATTGAAAGCTGCGTCTCGGCATCAGCTAGACTAGCTTTGGCCTTTGTAACCTGCGCCTCGTTAACCAGCAGCTCAGCTAAGATGGCCCTATCATCAAGTGAAAAGAGGGGCTGATTAACCGACACCTTATCGCCAGCCTTAACAAAGACCTCCTTAATAACCCCAGCCAGAGGGGATGCGATAGAGATATTTTCAGAGCTAGCCTCGATAATTCCGGAGCCGGCAACGAAGGTTTCATAGGGAGCCTGTGCAGGTTGAACAACTGGAGCAGCGATGGGCGGCGGCATGCTGCCCATAATTACGGTTCGAATAACGAAGATCACCGCAACGATAGCTAAGATCGGAAGGAGATAAAATTTTGACATAGATTTAACCGCCTATTTTTGAGCTATTTTTCAAGTTTAAGTTCAAGGGGAGAGTTAACAACCTGAGTAATTCGACCATCATCCATAAGACCTATCCGATCAGCAAATTGAAAGATACGGGAATCGTGCGTCACGATTACGAGGGTGCGGTTGCCGGTCAAGGCCTCCTGGCGAAAGATCTCCATAATCTCGCCCCCTGTAGCGTGATCAAGGGCGCTTGTTGGCTCGTCGCATACTATCAGCTTAGGGTCGTGTACGAGAGCGCGCGCTATGGCAACGCGTTGTTGTTGGCCACCGGAGAGCTCGTTTGGTAGCGAATTAATCTTATCCTTAAGCCCAACCTTGAAAAGGAGCTCCTGCGAACGTTGCATCGCATATTTGCGGGGATGACCGTTTAGCAGTAACGGGATCGAGACGTTCTCTGTCGCCGTAAGGGATGGAATCAGATTATAGGCCTGAAATACAAAGCCAACCGTCTTACCGCGGTAGCTTGTGCGCTCGCCTTCATTCATCGTGGCTAGATCGTGTTCAAAGATGTGGCACTCGCCCTGATCGTGATTCAGGATCCCCGCGATGACCGAGATTAGAGTGGTCTTGCCACAACCGGAGGGACCAACCAACATAAAAAGCTCGCCGCAGCGTACTTCAAGGTCAACACCCTGTAGGGCAGGGGTAGTGGTTTTTCCTGTTAGGTAACTCTTCGTAACACCCTTGCAGAATATCGCTGGCGCCATTATGAGCCTCTAAAGACAATAGCTGGCTCAAGTTGCAAAACCTTGCGCAGACTTAAGATCGTTGTGATCAGGGTGATTAACGCTGTTGCTAGAGCGGTTATTACCGGAACCTGCCACGGCATGTAGAAGGCTAGCTCTGAGTTCTTAGCGATGACGCTAGTAAGGGATGCTAGCCCCATACCGAGCGCGCATCCGATAGCGCCGACTAAGGAGGTTTGTAGAATTATCATCATAAAGATAAGTCTATTCGAGGCGCCCATGGCCTTAAGGATCCCAAGGTAGCGCATGTTATCAACGATAAAGCTAAAAAATGTTTGCCCTACGATAGCAACTCCGACCAGGAATCCAAGACCAACCGCCATGCCGAAGTTAATCGGAATGCCGGTACTGCGCATAAAGTAACGGATCGTAAGACCCTTGAACTGCTCGGGGGTATAGGCCGCAAGCCCAGTTTGTTGGGTGATACGGGTGGCAACCTCACTGATGTTTTCATCCCTACTAACCTCAGCAAGAACAAAGGAGAGTAGCTTGCGCTCACGGGGAGCAAAGCGCATGGCGCGCGAGTAGGTTGTATAAATAATCGGCTGAGACTGAAAGGTTCTGGTTGCCCGAGCTATTCCAACAACGATGGCGCGATTGTCATTTAATTCTAGAATATCTCCGACCCTAAGGGGCTGCTTTGGATCGGAAGGGCTTGCTCCGGGGACGGCGAGTTTGCCGTTGGCAGCAGCCTCATCAACTATAACCCCGTCAGCTCGACGGAGATCTGCCAGCGAGCCCTGAATCATAACGGGTGGGCCAGCTACCAGGGTAGCATCATCAAGTCCGATCACGTTACAGGTTTGAAAGGTTCCATTAGAAAGCCGTGCCCTTATTAATCCCTTATAGAGTGGCACCGCCCATTCAACACCAGCCACACCACGCACCTGCAGTAGCTTCGTGTCCTGTAGGGGCTTAATGTCGTCTACGAACTGTACCTTTGGATCCATGACCCAGAGGTCGGGCTGCGGTGTGTCGAAGATAAACCCAACCGTTCTGGACATCAGTCCGATAAATATAGAGGACTGCTGCGTCATAATCAGGGCAGTTAGCGCAACGCCGAAGAGCATGGCGAAAAACTTACCACGATTACCGAGCAGCATTTTAAGAGCGATTAAGTACACAGGGATGATAGTACTAGTAAATTAGCTGGGGCGAAACCGTCTGGCTTTATCGTTCAGGCCGGATCATTCCGCAGGCCAGAAGATCCTGAATATCGATGATACCAACCGGGACATTTAGCTCATTAACTACAAGTAGTTGATCTATTCCGTGCTTCTGGATGATATGCGAGGCCTCCTGTGCCAGATTTGCAGGGCCGATTGATATAGGAGCGCGCGAGCATATCTCACCGATAGGCTTAGAGAGAAAGTCTGAGTCGTGCGCCAGGCAGCGGCGTAGGTCGCCATCTGTAAATACGCCAACGAGCACCCCCGCGTTATTAACGATCGCTGCTGCGCCTGGACGACCCCGAGTCTCTGTAATGGTGTGCAGAGCGCGCTTGGTCTCGATTGATTCATTGACCACACAGTGAGCATCCCCACTTCGCATGATCTCGGAAACAAGCATCAGAGAGCGGCCTAGATCTCCGCCGGGATGAAACGCTGCAAACTCTTCTCGCGAGAAACCACGCTTGTGAACAAGGGTCATGGCGAGCGCATCTCCAAGCGCCATCATAACGGTGGTGCTCGTTGTTGGGGCGAGCCCAAGTGGGCCAGCTTCTGGGAACCTTCCGGTCTCGAGTACGATATCGCTGTGTTGCGCCAGGGTTGATGCCGCAGAGCTCGTCATGGAGATAATACAGCTACCGTACTGCTTAAGGGTAGGAAGGAGCCTTGTTACCTCGCTAGTCTCTCCTGAATTAGAAAGAAGGAGCGCTATATCGTTTTTGGTAAATCGTCCCAGGTCGCCGTGTACTGCATCAGCAGGGTGCAGAAAAAAACTTGGAAACCCGATGCTTGAGAGTGTTGCAGAGAGCTTCATCGCAACAAAGCCAGCTTTTCCCATCCCTGAAACAACGATACGGGAGCCTGGGGCCTGCGAGAGGATAGCGTCTACAGCAGCGCTAAAGCGCTCGTCTAATAGCTCGGCAACCTGAGAGAGTGCTGCGATCTCTTCACGAATAATAGACCGCCCGTACTCCGGAGAATCAGTAGAGAGCAGTTTTTTTTGCACGGCGTTTGTCATAAGTAATGATCTTATTATACACAACTTAAGGCATATAAGCGAACCGCTAGTAATGGTATAGTGGGTTGTAATTACAGGGTAACTGGTCACCGTAGTTTAATGTCGCGATTCAAGCTACTCAGATTACGGCGAAGTTTCATAGGTAATTCGATTGGTCGTCCCCTGATCGGGGACGGCAGATTTTGTGACCAGTTAATGTTTTCACCCCCACCGCATTGCTTTTCACCCCCACCGCATTGCTGCGTCAGCAGCTTGCGCTGCTGGACGGGCTCCGCAAATCGGCCCCTTAGGGGCTATTGAGTGTCATTACCGTATGCGAATATTTCTGGGATATGCTGACTAGTTACATTACAGGTATATTTAAGCGTTAGGTTCTGTCAGGAAGCCTATCTAAAGATTACTTTGCCCACAGGCCACGCGCAGCCGAACGGCTCTCCTGATACGCGCGCTTAAAGCGTTCGGCGTATTTAACATTTGGCGGTACGGTAAGCACGTTCGCAAATCCAGTTACTAGGATCCGCTCATTAAGCATCGTTCCATCTGGGAGGTAGGCATAGGCCAGGAGCCGCCCATATTTATCCCTTTTAGTTCGGTCGTACTCAAGCTCAAGGGAGCTACCGATTGGGGCAAGCTGCTTTGTGTTCTCGAAGGCCAGCTTTCCAAGTTTAGTAATCGTCTTCACGTCTACCGCACTTTTCTCTGCCTGGAACTGCGCACGTTTGTTATGTTTGCTCTCTAGAGTATCGACACCGATTAGACGAACCTTCTCGGTGCTAGTGGGCGCTATACGAAGGAGGAGCGTATCACCATCGATAACTCGCAGCACTATAGCATGCTCCCGTTGTGGCCCAGCGGAGCTTACTGAGGCATAGAGCAGCGCAATCAGGCTTATCAGGAGGCCGATAGCGGCGCGGTAGCGCCTGGGAAAGAGGGAGGTTATCGGTGTACGAGTTCGCATGCCCTAGATCTACGACTGGGGCGCGAAATGAACAAGTATAATCAACAGGGGGAGCAACCATTCAGCGCGGTCGAGTTGCCGCACTCCTCACTGAGCAGTATCTAGCAGTATCTGTTGCAGGAGCTCGCGGTATGTTTCAACCCTATCCGACCAGCTATGTTTAGCGCTCCTAGCGCTTAAAACCAGCTCTTCATAGGCCGCTCTTGATGCCGTTACCTCAAGTGCCCAGTGGCAGGTGTTGGCGTATGCTGTTGGATCGTAATCGTTACAGAGAAAGCCGATGCCGCTGGGGATAGCTGCATCATAGTTAGTGATAGTAGCCGAGATTCCACCAACGTTTCTGCCGATTACTAGAGTTCCTGCGGCGAGGGCTTCAAGCTGCGTAATGCCACCCGGCTCAAAACGGGAGGGCATCATAAACATCGTGCTGCCAAAGATTATCTCTAGCGCTGTTGAGTGTGGAACGTATTCAAAGAGAGCATGCACCCGTCCCGGATAGCGCCAAGTAAGATACTCGAGGGCTGAGCGTAGATCGTCAGAGGCTCTATCCCCGTCGGTAGTTGGGCCTGCAACGATAATCTGAAGCTTTGGGTGCCTAATCAGGAGGTCCTCTAGGGTTGAACGGTTTGTGCCGGCGACAAAACCGGATAACAGGCTCACCCCCTTCTGTTCAGCTATACGACCAACGAAGCTAATTAGCGGAGCAGCTAAGTCCTGCTCAAGCCCGTATCGTTTCTGTAGGGTGGCTTTAACGGAGCTTTTAGCAGTAAGGAGTTCGGAGAGATTCTCAAATGGTGCGCCGCTGCTACCAGCTAACAGAGAGAGGTATCTGTCGATCTCTGGACGGTTGATTCCGTTACTAATGCCAAACACCTTGTCAGACTTACTTGCTAGTACATGCTCAAGCCCATCACCCCCTCCAGCTGAAATGAGCTGCTGCGCATAGGGCTTAGATACAGTTAGTACTCCACCAGAAACGTGTCGTGAGGCCGCTATCGAAAAATTAAGTAGGTTGTGATGGTATGGATCGCTAAATCCAAAGAAGTCCTGCGGAGCTAGATTAAACATCGGCCAGAGATCTTCGTTGTGTACGTTTACGGGAAGTTTGCCGTGATAGTCAGCGCCGCCGTTATGGATCATATGGACGGTTTTGCAGGATTTCAGCCATTCCACACCTTGGTATGAAGGATCTAGTGCACAAAACGCCGGCACACAGGCCGTCATCCAATCGTTTGATACGATAACGCTAGGACGAATACCGAACTGTTTTGTTGCGACCGTTTCAAGAGTGGCGCGTGAAATGATAATTGCGCGCCGGATCTGCTCATCTGCAAATACTGGCTGATAAAGTCGATCGAATACTGAGGCGTTAGTGAGCAGAAAGATGCGTAAACTGCCGCTCTGAGCAAGGTAGACCTTGATCGGAATAGCGCTTGAGTTTCTTCGAATGCAGGTTGTGCCAGCGTGGTAGGTTGGGCCAACGTGTACGGTGATAGAGCCAACGTATAAGGGCTTCACCAGCTCTGCTCCTAGCTTAATACCGCTGCGGAGGATCTGCTCGGCGGAGCCGTGCTTGTTTCCGTTGGCGTAGCGATAGAGTGGGGTAATAATAGTGGCTGGAATACCGGCTCTACAAAGCTCAGTTGGAAGTCCTGAGATAACCTGCGCCAAGCCGCCAGCAGCTGCGTGTGGACCCTCTGGAGAGGTGAATACAACCTCGCCGATACCGTAGTTTAGCCGTGTTGATGCGGAGAGTGTAGCATGCGGAGATGGAGTAATGTTTTGCAGAGCATTCATGCTCCCTGAAATATTAGTAGCTTTCTTAAGCAGAGCACCCAGGGCGATATGTGGTGTTTTATGCGAGATCTCTAAGCAAGCTTGTTCAATCGATCCTCCCGGCTGAAAGGCCCGCAGCATGCTTGATAACGCTAGCGCCTCGTTTTCTTCAACAGCTAGCTCTCTTTGGCGAACAAGGGCTAGGTCATCATGAGAGATCCAAAATCTAGCATCTGCATGCCACGGATTGCCGATCCAGATCTGCTCGCTTGTCCCACGCACCTGCGCAAAGAGGGTTGCGCCGTAGTTACCCGTACTTGGAATATCTAAGCGGTGTTGGATTATTGATGTTCCAGAATCGGAGTTTGAGATCGTCACCTGCTCATCCTGCCACGCGGGTGCGAGATCATCGTAGCTACCCCAGTGAGCAAAGAGATCGATAGTTACATCGTGTATCTCTGGTATGTATAGCTTAGCTCTGAGGTTAACTATATTGCCTGTAGTTATAGTGGAGAGAGGTGTGAGCACTTGGAGCTCCGATCTTAAGATCGCGCTGGCTCGCTCAAGCAGCTCTGTTTGAGACTCAGGGATAATAAGGGTAGGGGAATCATCAAGGTCGAGCAGTATAGTTGGAGCTATCTGCTTTAGGAGCTGCACCGTTTGTAGGCGGCTTTCAACTTTTAGTGATGCAGCAGCTTTGGGTGAGATCTCTATATCTCGTTTGCAGATACTAAGGGCCTGCTCAGAGAGGTAAGGGGCAGCGGCTATCACCTCTTGAATCAGGGCCTTAATCTCATAGTGTTCTTTGTCCGCTACCGAGCGAGCTAGGAGCCGAGTGAGGCTATTATGGGTGCGACTACCTGGCTTTACAGCAAGGGCGCTCGGAAGTCTGTGACGGCCCAGGCTCATAACTGAGTAGCTGCGCGAGGCAAGATGAAGGTCCACCTGAGCGGTAACCCTTGAACGGAGTGAGCTGCCGACTGTTGGTGTAACTGAGTTGCCTCGCAGACCATCCACAAGCGATCGATACGCCTCTCCATTCACCACAATTTCAAAGCGCAGCACCTCTGCATCGCTTGTATGCGTATTCATTATCATTACTTGATGAATACGGAGCTTTAAGAGGTGCCAGTTTATTGGCGCGTGAGTTAAAATATACAAAATTGGGACAGAGAGTTTCGACGACCCCTACCAGTGCCTAAGGGGCGGCAGAAGGAAAGAGGTTACGTAATCTGTAATGCCATCCTCCAGGGTGTGAATATCTGAGGTGTATCCAGCGCTACGCAGCTTAGAGATAGGGGCCTCTGTAAAGTATTGGTATTGATCCCTAAGCTGGAGCGGCATATCGATGTAGCTTACGTTCCACGGCTTTTTCATGGCGCTAAAGAGTACAGAGAGGAGATCGTTCCAGGATCGAGCGTGGCCTGAGCCAAGGTTAAAGAGTCCGTTTGTTTCGGGGTGCTGTAATAGCCACCACATTACTGAGCAGCAATCCTTTACGTAGACGAAATCCCTCTTCTGCTCGCCGTCCTGATAGTCGGGGCGGTGGGAACGGAAGAGTGAGAAGGAGCCGGTTGCTTGGATAGCGTTAAAGGCCTTCCAGGCAACGCTCGCCATCTCGTCCTTATAGTATTCGTTGGGGCCGTAGACGTTGAAAAATTTAAGTCCAGTGATCTGAGAGAGCACCCCGTTACCGTGCGCCCAGAGATCGAAGTTATGCTTTGAGATGCCGTACTGATTAAGGGGCTTGAAGGTATCGAGTTTAGCGTCATCGTCGGCATAGCCCTGCGACCCATCGCCGTAAGTAGCTGCGCTGCTAGCATAGATGAATCGGATCCCTTTGGAGAGGGAGTACTCGGCTAGGGTTTTTGTGTACTCGTAGTTATTGTGTGTCAGGTACTGAACGTTCGTCTCGGTTGTGCTGGAGCAGGCCCCCATATGAACTATCGCCTCAATACCTTGCGGAAGTTGGCCGGAGCTTACCCGTTCGAGAAAGGAGCCTTTATCAACGAACTCAAGGAATGTTCTATCTTTTAGATTGTACTTACGAGCAGGAGAGAGCGCCTCATCAACAACGAGGATATCCCGAATCCCCTCCTGGTTTAGCTTGGCTATAAAGGCGCTTCCGATAAATCCAGCGCCGCCGGTTACTATAATCATAGGATTAAAGGTTACCTGTTAAGGCCTCTGAATGTCTACTAGGGCTTCGCGATGTGGTCACTTTTCGGCTATTTATCTAGGATTTTGCGAATCGCGACCCCAATGCGGCGCGAATCGAGATTGAGCTTCCTTTCAAGTGGAGAATGGAGCTGCGCTACAACTAGTGTGGCAGCAGCACCCTGCACAGGTGCTGGGGTAGATAGACTAAAGGCAAAGGTGCGCCACTTCCCCGCAGTCGGAAAGGAGATGGCCCCTAACGTTGCGCCCTCTTTGGAAACAACCCGTAGCTCCTGCCCGGCCCAGGGGCTCATCATCTCTAGTGAGACCCTGGTAGTTCCGGCGGGGAGGGAGATAGATGTTGAGATATTATTAAGCCAGCAGTGCTCCTCATTCGTCTCGCCGCAACGTGGCGAGAGAGCTTCTTTAACCGTTTCAAATTGCATCTCGGCCGGGGCCTGCTGCATAGCGGCAAGGCGTGCAGCTAGGTTTGTTTTTAAAATAGTAAGAGCTGGATTCTGAGGGGCATGTTTATTTAACGGCGCTCCTGCTAGCACCAACTCAGAGGTAAGTGACAGCGAGAGATCTGCGCTATCTGCGCTTGGAACCACTATGTATTCGAACCCCTGTTGTACCAGTACGGCGAGGGTGCGTTTAGAGGGATCAAAGATCTCGACCCCAGGAAGCCGTATCAAAGCGGGTGAAATCTGAAGCGGCCCAGATATTGCGACATCTGAATCGGGGTTGCGCGTAGAGGTGAGCCAAGCGCCTAACTGCTCACGACTCTCCGCTTGTTGAGTGGCCAGCATAACGATGCTTGTTGATGCAATGGCCGCGAGACCACACGCATAGAGAGCTACTAGGAAGATAGTAGTGCGTTGTATAACCGGATTTGAGAATCGGTGTGTCATATAGCGTAGCCCTACAGCTGCTAGGATAGC comes from Pseudomonadota bacterium and encodes:
- a CDS encoding efflux RND transporter periplasmic adaptor subunit, producing MSKFYLLPILAIVAVIFVIRTVIMGSMPPPIAAPVVQPAQAPYETFVAGSGIIEASSENISIASPLAGVIKEVFVKAGDKVSVNQPLFSLDDRAILAELLVNEAQVTKAKASLADAETQLSIYRGVKDERAITRGELLKRESALLLAQAGVAQADATVMASRTTIDRMTIRSPLNGEVLQLRARVGEFAPAQIMITPLMVLGTVYPLGVRVDIDENDAWRVESGRPGLATLRGNTALSFPLTFVRFEPYVVPKRSLTGESTERVDTRVLQVIYSFDRGTLPIYVGQLVDVFIESKS
- a CDS encoding ABC transporter ATP-binding protein; this encodes MAPAIFCKGVTKSYLTGKTTTPALQGVDLEVRCGELFMLVGPSGCGKTTLISVIAGILNHDQGECHIFEHDLATMNEGERTSYRGKTVGFVFQAYNLIPSLTATENVSIPLLLNGHPRKYAMQRSQELLFKVGLKDKINSLPNELSGGQQQRVAIARALVHDPKLIVCDEPTSALDHATGGEIMEIFRQEALTGNRTLVIVTHDSRIFQFADRIGLMDDGRITQVVNSPLELKLEK
- a CDS encoding ABC transporter permease, which translates into the protein MLLGNRGKFFAMLFGVALTALIMTQQSSIFIGLMSRTVGFIFDTPQPDLWVMDPKVQFVDDIKPLQDTKLLQVRGVAGVEWAVPLYKGLIRARLSNGTFQTCNVIGLDDATLVAGPPVMIQGSLADLRRADGVIVDEAAANGKLAVPGASPSDPKQPLRVGDILELNDNRAIVVGIARATRTFQSQPIIYTTYSRAMRFAPRERKLLSFVLAEVSRDENISEVATRITQQTGLAAYTPEQFKGLTIRYFMRSTGIPINFGMAVGLGFLVGVAIVGQTFFSFIVDNMRYLGILKAMGASNRLIFMMIILQTSLVGAIGCALGMGLASLTSVIAKNSELAFYMPWQVPVITALATALITLITTILSLRKVLQLEPAIVFRGS
- a CDS encoding KpsF/GutQ family sugar-phosphate isomerase, whose amino-acid sequence is MTNAVQKKLLSTDSPEYGRSIIREEIAALSQVAELLDERFSAAVDAILSQAPGSRIVVSGMGKAGFVAMKLSATLSSIGFPSFFLHPADAVHGDLGRFTKNDIALLLSNSGETSEVTRLLPTLKQYGSCIISMTSSAASTLAQHSDIVLETGRFPEAGPLGLAPTTSTTVMMALGDALAMTLVHKRGFSREEFAAFHPGGDLGRSLMLVSEIMRSGDAHCVVNESIETKRALHTITETRGRPGAAAIVNNAGVLVGVFTDGDLRRCLAHDSDFLSKPIGEICSRAPISIGPANLAQEASHIIQKHGIDQLLVVNELNVPVGIIDIQDLLACGMIRPER
- a CDS encoding thermonuclease family protein → MRTRTPITSLFPRRYRAAIGLLISLIALLYASVSSAGPQREHAIVLRVIDGDTLLLRIAPTSTEKVRLIGVDTLESKHNKRAQFQAEKSAVDVKTITKLGKLAFENTKQLAPIGSSLELEYDRTKRDKYGRLLAYAYLPDGTMLNERILVTGFANVLTVPPNVKYAERFKRAYQESRSAARGLWAK
- a CDS encoding glycogen/starch synthase encodes the protein MNTHTSDAEVLRFEIVVNGEAYRSLVDGLRGNSVTPTVGSSLRSRVTAQVDLHLASRSYSVMSLGRHRLPSALAVKPGSRTHNSLTRLLARSVADKEHYEIKALIQEVIAAAPYLSEQALSICKRDIEISPKAAASLKVESRLQTVQLLKQIAPTILLDLDDSPTLIIPESQTELLERASAILRSELQVLTPLSTITTGNIVNLRAKLYIPEIHDVTIDLFAHWGSYDDLAPAWQDEQVTISNSDSGTSIIQHRLDIPSTGNYGATLFAQVRGTSEQIWIGNPWHADARFWISHDDLALVRQRELAVEENEALALSSMLRAFQPGGSIEQACLEISHKTPHIALGALLKKATNISGSMNALQNITPSPHATLSASTRLNYGIGEVVFTSPEGPHAAAGGLAQVISGLPTELCRAGIPATIITPLYRYANGNKHGSAEQILRSGIKLGAELVKPLYVGSITVHVGPTYHAGTTCIRRNSSAIPIKVYLAQSGSLRIFLLTNASVFDRLYQPVFADEQIRRAIIISRATLETVATKQFGIRPSVIVSNDWMTACVPAFCALDPSYQGVEWLKSCKTVHMIHNGGADYHGKLPVNVHNEDLWPMFNLAPQDFFGFSDPYHHNLLNFSIAASRHVSGGVLTVSKPYAQQLISAGGGDGLEHVLASKSDKVFGISNGINRPEIDRYLSLLAGSSGAPFENLSELLTAKSSVKATLQKRYGLEQDLAAPLISFVGRIAEQKGVSLLSGFVAGTNRSTLEDLLIRHPKLQIIVAGPTTDGDRASDDLRSALEYLTWRYPGRVHALFEYVPHSTALEIIFGSTMFMMPSRFEPGGITQLEALAAGTLVIGRNVGGISATITNYDAAIPSGIGFLCNDYDPTAYANTCHWALEVTASRAAYEELVLSARSAKHSWSDRVETYRELLQQILLDTAQ
- the rfaD gene encoding ADP-glyceromanno-heptose 6-epimerase; this encodes MIIVTGGAGFIGSAFIAKLNQEGIRDILVVDEALSPARKYNLKDRTFLEFVDKGSFLERVSSGQLPQGIEAIVHMGACSSTTETNVQYLTHNNYEYTKTLAEYSLSKGIRFIYASSAATYGDGSQGYADDDAKLDTFKPLNQYGISKHNFDLWAHGNGVLSQITGLKFFNVYGPNEYYKDEMASVAWKAFNAIQATGSFSLFRSHRPDYQDGEQKRDFVYVKDCCSVMWWLLQHPETNGLFNLGSGHARSWNDLLSVLFSAMKKPWNVSYIDMPLQLRDQYQYFTEAPISKLRSAGYTSDIHTLEDGITDYVTSFLLPPLRHW